Proteins encoded by one window of Ovis canadensis isolate MfBH-ARS-UI-01 breed Bighorn chromosome 14, ARS-UI_OviCan_v2, whole genome shotgun sequence:
- the LOC138418330 gene encoding zinc finger protein 154-like isoform X1: MAAATLRDPHQGSVTFEDVVVYFSWEEWGLLDENQRCLYHDVMLENFALVTSLGCWYGMEEAVAFSVESVPVEQTSRGKTVVPYPSVEKTQPCEGCVRARRDGLQLPEHQGLHLEQNSQPCDEYEKQPRFSPGLHPEPSNEKPSRRDTDKARVRSYRFHVSAKPFTCEEVGKDFLAMLNLLQHQATLKGTKPQSSFQCAEPFFDGKSQYKCSEYEKLFSCEYTLFQDQQILTRKNYQDCDDCEKPFNQSSLLINCQRPDNTGARPYECSECGKSFSQSYRLIQHHRSHTAARPYKCNECGKAFSYKLRLVQHLQIHSKVRPYECGECGKSFSYSSTLIKHQRVHTGARPYKCGECGNSFSQSSNLIQHQKIHSGARPYKCTECGKSFSYKCKLVQHLRIHTGERPYECGECGKSFSHSSTLNQHQRIHTGARPYKCDECEKSFSQKSNLIQHRRVHTGEKPYECGECGKSFSQSSHIIQHRKLHTR, encoded by the exons ATGGCGGCGGCCACACTGAGGGACCCGCATCAG GGAAGTGTGACCTTTGAAGATGTGGTTGTGTACTTCTCCTGGGAGGAGTGGGGTCTCCTGGATGAGAATCAGAGATGCCTGTACCAcgatgtgatgctggagaactttGCGCTCGTGACCTCACTGG GTTGTTGGTATGGaatggaggaggcagtggcatTTTCTGTGGAGAGTGTTCCCGTAGAACAAACATCACGGGGCAAGACTGTAGTTCCATACCCATCCGTTGAGAAGACACAGCCCTGTGAGGGGTGTGTCAGGGCCAGGAGAGACGGTCTACAGCTGCCTGAGCACCAAGGCCTGCATCTTGAGCAAAACTCACAGCCCTGTGATGAGTATGAGAAGCAACCAAGGTTTAGCCCTGGCCTCCACCCAGAGCCCAGCAACGAGAAGCCATCCAGAAGGGACACAGACAAGGCCCGTGTGAGAAGTTACAGATTTCACGTATCAGCAAAGCCCTTCACTTGTGAGGAAGTGGGCAAGGATTTCCTGGCTATGCTGaacctcctccagcatcaggccaCACTCAAAGGGACAAAGCCACAGAGCAGCTTTCAGTGTGCAGAGCCCTTTTTTGATGGAAAAAGTCAGTACAAGTGCAGTGAGTATGAGAAACTGTTTAGCTGTGAATACACACTTTTTCAGGATCAGCAGATTCTCACTAGAAAAAACTACCAGGACTGTGATGACTGTGAGAAACCTTTTAACCAAAGTTCCCTCCTTATCAATTGCCAGAGACCTGATAACACAGGAGCAAGGCCTTACGAGTGCAGCGAATGTGGGAAGTCCTTTAGCCAAAGCTACAGACTCATTCAGCACCACAGAAGTCACACTGCAGCACGGCCTTATAAGTGcaatgaatgtgggaaagcctttagcTACAAATTAAGACTTGTGCAGCACCTACAGATTCACAGTAAAGTGAGGCCTTATGAGTGTGGCGAGTGTGGGAAATCCTTCAGCTACAGCTCTACTCTCATTAAACACCAGAGAGTTCACACTGGAGCCAGGCCTTATAAGTGTGGTGAGTGCGGGAATTCCTTTAGCCAAAGCTCCAATCTCATTCAACACCAGAAGATCCACAGTGGGGCAAGGCCTTATAAATGCACTgaatgtggaaaatccttcagcTACAAATGTAAACTTGTGCAGCACCTGCGCATTCACACTGGAGAGAGGCCTTATGAGTGTGGAGAATGTGGGAAATCCTTTAGCCACAGCTCCACCCTCAATCAACACcagagaattcacactggagCCAGACCTTACAAGTGTGATGAATGTGAGAAATCCTTCAGCCAAAAGTCCAATCTCATTCAGCACCGGAGAGTTCACACAGGAGAAAAGCCTTATGAATGTGGGGAATGTGGGAAATCCTTCAGTCAAAGCTCCCACATCATTCAACACAGAAAACTGCACACCAGATAA
- the LOC138418330 gene encoding zinc finger protein 211-like isoform X2: MLENFALVTSLGCWYGMEEAVAFSVESVPVEQTSRGKTVVPYPSVEKTQPCEGCVRARRDGLQLPEHQGLHLEQNSQPCDEYEKQPRFSPGLHPEPSNEKPSRRDTDKARVRSYRFHVSAKPFTCEEVGKDFLAMLNLLQHQATLKGTKPQSSFQCAEPFFDGKSQYKCSEYEKLFSCEYTLFQDQQILTRKNYQDCDDCEKPFNQSSLLINCQRPDNTGARPYECSECGKSFSQSYRLIQHHRSHTAARPYKCNECGKAFSYKLRLVQHLQIHSKVRPYECGECGKSFSYSSTLIKHQRVHTGARPYKCGECGNSFSQSSNLIQHQKIHSGARPYKCTECGKSFSYKCKLVQHLRIHTGERPYECGECGKSFSHSSTLNQHQRIHTGARPYKCDECEKSFSQKSNLIQHRRVHTGEKPYECGECGKSFSQSSHIIQHRKLHTR; encoded by the exons atgctggagaactttGCGCTCGTGACCTCACTGG GTTGTTGGTATGGaatggaggaggcagtggcatTTTCTGTGGAGAGTGTTCCCGTAGAACAAACATCACGGGGCAAGACTGTAGTTCCATACCCATCCGTTGAGAAGACACAGCCCTGTGAGGGGTGTGTCAGGGCCAGGAGAGACGGTCTACAGCTGCCTGAGCACCAAGGCCTGCATCTTGAGCAAAACTCACAGCCCTGTGATGAGTATGAGAAGCAACCAAGGTTTAGCCCTGGCCTCCACCCAGAGCCCAGCAACGAGAAGCCATCCAGAAGGGACACAGACAAGGCCCGTGTGAGAAGTTACAGATTTCACGTATCAGCAAAGCCCTTCACTTGTGAGGAAGTGGGCAAGGATTTCCTGGCTATGCTGaacctcctccagcatcaggccaCACTCAAAGGGACAAAGCCACAGAGCAGCTTTCAGTGTGCAGAGCCCTTTTTTGATGGAAAAAGTCAGTACAAGTGCAGTGAGTATGAGAAACTGTTTAGCTGTGAATACACACTTTTTCAGGATCAGCAGATTCTCACTAGAAAAAACTACCAGGACTGTGATGACTGTGAGAAACCTTTTAACCAAAGTTCCCTCCTTATCAATTGCCAGAGACCTGATAACACAGGAGCAAGGCCTTACGAGTGCAGCGAATGTGGGAAGTCCTTTAGCCAAAGCTACAGACTCATTCAGCACCACAGAAGTCACACTGCAGCACGGCCTTATAAGTGcaatgaatgtgggaaagcctttagcTACAAATTAAGACTTGTGCAGCACCTACAGATTCACAGTAAAGTGAGGCCTTATGAGTGTGGCGAGTGTGGGAAATCCTTCAGCTACAGCTCTACTCTCATTAAACACCAGAGAGTTCACACTGGAGCCAGGCCTTATAAGTGTGGTGAGTGCGGGAATTCCTTTAGCCAAAGCTCCAATCTCATTCAACACCAGAAGATCCACAGTGGGGCAAGGCCTTATAAATGCACTgaatgtggaaaatccttcagcTACAAATGTAAACTTGTGCAGCACCTGCGCATTCACACTGGAGAGAGGCCTTATGAGTGTGGAGAATGTGGGAAATCCTTTAGCCACAGCTCCACCCTCAATCAACACcagagaattcacactggagCCAGACCTTACAAGTGTGATGAATGTGAGAAATCCTTCAGCCAAAAGTCCAATCTCATTCAGCACCGGAGAGTTCACACAGGAGAAAAGCCTTATGAATGTGGGGAATGTGGGAAATCCTTCAGTCAAAGCTCCCACATCATTCAACACAGAAAACTGCACACCAGATAA